Proteins encoded together in one Triticum dicoccoides isolate Atlit2015 ecotype Zavitan chromosome 7B, WEW_v2.0, whole genome shotgun sequence window:
- the LOC119341708 gene encoding ABC transporter C family member 8-like, protein MRGAGTADKLGDPAMASLGWSPSWTCGREDGGGLTLASPCVQRGLVDCVNIVLLAAYASALLAACVSGRWDGRARSGGARRRWGVAAVSACCVAVAAAYAVAAFRGSADAAATTASVVRGLVWVAVAASLHVQPTRPARAVAVLWWTLFSLLITAYNAEVLAMGYGLDVAEGVAWAVNFLLLLCALGSLLRRSRGCQDDDGLSEPLIDKAVHDSELYRAGLFSQLAFSWLNPLLRLGRSKALDLADIPLIAGEDCAQQASHRFSEAWSRHRQDKAQSGRSNRLALVLCKCFLREIMIAGFYAFMRTLAIAVAPILLFAFVRYSYQEERDHRVGLSLVGCLLVIKLVESLSQRHWFFDSRRTGMRIRSALMAAIFQKQLKLSSQGRKSHSTGEIVNYIAVDAYRLGDALSWFHMAWSSPLQLAFAVGTLFWALRLGAVPGLVPLIIFGFLNMPFAKLLQGYQAKFMVAQDDRLRSTSEVLNSMKIIKLQSWEEKFRAMVESLRNAEFIWLRETQMKKAYGAVMYWMSPTVVSAVMYTATAILGSAPLNASTLFTVLATLRVMAEPVRFLPEILTMMIQYKVSLDRIEKFLIEEEIKEGAERAPPHNSDIRVHVQDANFSWNASAANLTLRNVNLSINKGEKVAVCGAVGSGKSSLLYALLREIPRTSGSVDVFGSLAYVSQNSWIQSGTVRDNILFGKPFDKELYEKAIKSCALDKDIENFNHGDLTEIGQRGLNMSGGQKQRIQLARAVYSDADIYLLDDPFSAVDAHTAAVLFYDCVMTALSEKTVVLVTHQVEFLTETNRILVMEGGQVKQQGKYADLLESGTAFEKLVSAHQSSITALDTTSQENEVQGQQVLDGGIMPSALLATRQASEIEVSTRGPSVAQLTEEEEKGIGNLGWKPYKDYVEVSKGVLPLCGMVTAQVLFTVFQIMSTYWLAVAIQINVSNALLVGAYSGISIFSCCFAYLRSFFAANLGLKASKAFFTGLMDSVFKAPMSFFDSTPIGRILTRASSDLSILDFDIPYSMAFVVTGGIEVVTTVLVMGTVTWQVLVVAIPVAISMVYVQRYYVDSARELVRINGTTKAPVMNYASESILGVVTIRAFAATDRFIHNNLQLIDNDATMFFHTVAAQEWVLIRVEALQSLTIFTSSLFLILVPPGVISPGFAGLCLSYALSLTAAQVFLTRYYSYLENYIISVERIKQYMHLPSEPPTIIPDNRPPISWPQEGRIDLQDLKIKYRPNTPLVLKGITCTFPAGNRIGVVGRTGSGKSTLISSLFRLVDPVGGRILIDNLDICSIGLKDLRTKLSIIPQEPTLFRGTVRNNLDPLGLHSDDEIWEALEKCQLKRSISSTAALLDTVVSDDGDNWSVGQRQLFCLGRVLLRRNKILVLDEATASIDSATDAILQGVIRQQFTSCTVITIAHRVPTVTDSDRVMVLSYGKLLEYDTPAKLLEDKQSAFAKLVAEYWANCKRNST, encoded by the exons ATGCGAGGCGCAGGGACGGCCGATAAGCTGGGCGATCCGGCCATGGCCTCTCTCG GTTGGTCGCCCTCGTGGACCTGCGGGCGGGAGGACGGCGGCGGGCTCACCCTCGCGTCGCCGTGCGTGCAGAGGGGTCTGGTCGACTGCGTCAATATCGTGCTCCTCGCCGCCTACGCCTCCGCGCTGCTCGCGGCCTGCGTCAGCGGGCGGTGGGATGGGCGGGCAAGAAgcggcggcgcaaggcggcggTGGGGGGTGGCCGCGGTCTCCGCGTGCTGCGTGGCGGTCGCGGCGGCGTACGCCGTCGCCGCGTTCAGGGGCTCCGCGGATGCGGCGGCCACCACGGCCTCCGTCGTCAGGGGGCTGGTGTGGGTGGCCGTGGCGGCCTCGTTGCACGTCCAGCCGACGAGGCCGGCCAGGGCCGTGGCCGTTCTCTGGTGGACGCTCTTCTCGCTGCTCATCACCGCGTACAATGCGGAGGTCCTTGCCATGGGCTATGGGCTCGACGTCGCGGAGGGTGTCGCGTGGGCGGTCAACTTCCTCCTCCTGCTCTGCGCCCTCGGCTCGCTGCTCCGGCGGAGCCGTGGCTGCCAGGACGACGACGGCCTGTCGGAGCCCTTGATTGACAAGGCAGTTCACGACTCGGAACTCTACCGGGCCGGCCTGTTCAGCCAGCTCGCCTTCTCGTGGCTGAACCCACTGCTCCGCCTCGGCCGCTCAAAAGCACTGGACCTCGCCGACATCCCGCTCATCGCCGGCGAGGACTGCGCACAGCAAGCCTCACATAGGTTCTCTGAGGCATGGAGCCGCCACCGGCAGGACAAGGCGCAGAGCGGGAGATCCAACAGGCTCGCCCTCGTCCTGTGCAAGTGCTTCCTCAGGGAGATCATGATCGCCGGCTTCTACGCCTTCATGAGAACGCTGGCCATAGCCGTCGCCCCTATATTGCTCTTTGCGTTCGTACGGTACAGCTACCAAGAAGAGAGGGATCACCGCGTTGGTCTGTCGCTCGTCGGCTGCCTGCTCGTCATCAAGCTCGTCGAGTCGCTGTCCCAGCGCCATTGGTTCTTCGACTCCAGGAGGACCGGGATGCGCATCCGGTCCGCGCTAATGGCGGCCATCTTTCAGAAGCAGCTCAAGCTGTCCAGCCAGGGGAGGAAGAGCCATTCAACCGGGGAGATAGTCAACTACATTGCCGTCGACGCTTACCGGCTCGGCGATGCTCTCAGCTGGTTTCACATGGCGTGGAGCTCGCCGCTCCAGCTCGCCTTTGCAGTAGGCACGCTCTTTTGGGCGCTCAGGCTCGGGGCGGTCCCGGGTCTAGTCCccctgatcatcttcggcttccTCAACATGCCGTTCGCAAAGCTTCTGCAAGGGTACCAGGCCAAGTTCATGGTTGCACAGGATGATAGGCTCCGGTCCACGTCCGAGGTGCTCAACAGCATGAAGATCATCAAGCTGCAGTCATGGGAGGAGAAGTTCCGGGCCATGGTCGAGTCCCTCAGAAACGCCGAGTTCATATGGTTGAGGGAGACCCAGATGAAGAAGGCCTACGGCGCCGTCATGTACTGGATGTCCCCGACGGTCGTCTCTGCGGTGATGTACACCGCAACGGCGATCCTGGGGAGTGCCCCCCTGAATGCCAGTACCCTCTTCACGGTCTTGGCCACCCTGAGGGTCATGGCTGAGCCGGTGAGGTTCCTTCCTGAGATCCTGACAATGATGATCCAGTACAAGGTGTCGCTGGACCGTATCGAGAAATTTCTCATAGAAGAAGAGATCAAAGAGGGTGCCGAGAGGGCGCCTCCACATAATTCTGATATCAGGGTTCATGTCCAAGATGCAAATTTCAGCTGGAATGCGAGTGCGGCCAATTTGACGCTAAGGAATGTCAACCTTAGCATAAACAAAGGAGAGAAGGTGGCCGTCTGTGGCGCGGTTGGCTCAGGAAAATCTTCGCTCCTTTATGCATTACTTAGGGAGATACCTAGAACATCAGGATCA GTTGACGTATTTGGATCACTGGCATATGTTTCACAAAACTCATGGATACAGAGTGGCACTGTCCGCGACAATATACTCTTCGGAAAGCCCTTCGACAAGGAACTGTATGAGAAGGCAATCAAATCTTGTGCTTTGGACAAGGATATAGAAAATTTCAATCATGGAGACCTTACGGAGATCGGCCAGAGAGGGCTCAACATGAGTGGAGGCCAGAAGCAAAGGATTCAACTTGCTAGAGCTGTCTATAGTGATGCAGATATCTACCTCCTAGACGACCCTTTCAGCGCGGTCGATGCGCACACTGCTGCAGTTCTTTTCTAT GATTGTGTGATGACCGCACTTTCAGAGAAGACCGTTGTTCTTGTGACGCACCAAGTTGAATTTCTGACTGAAACCAACAGGATTCTG GTAATGGAAGGCGGTCAGGTTAAACAGCAAGGGAAATACGCAGACCTACTGGAATCCGGGACCGCATTCGAGAAGCTAGTTTCGGCACATCAGTCCTCAATCACAGCACTGGATACCACCAGCCAAGAGAACGAAGTCCAAGGGCAACAGGTGCTCGATGGCGGTATAATGCCGAGCGCATTGCTGGCGACGCGGCAGGCCAGCGAGATCGAAGTCTCGACGAGGGGTCCTTCGGTGGCCCAGCTCACAGAAGAGGAGGAGAAGGGGATCGGCAACCTCGGATGGAAGCCATACAAAGACTACGTAGAAGTCTCCAAGGGCGTTTTACCCCTCTGTGGGATGGTTACAGCTCAAGTGCTTTTCACAGTCTTTCAAATCATGTCCACATATTGGCTGGCCGTGGCTATTCAGATCAATGTCAGtaatgctcttctggttggggcatACTCGGGGATCTCCATCTTCAGCTGCTGCTTCGCCTACCTCAGAAGCTTCTTTGCTGCTAATCTGGGACTCAAGGCCTCCAAAGCATTCTTTACGGGTCTAATGGACTCTGTATTCAAGGCCCCCATGTCATTCTTTGATTCGACGCCCATTGGAAGAATATTGACAAGG GCTTCATCAGATTTAAGCATTCTGGACTTTGACATACCTTACTCCATGGCTTTTGTGGTGACTGGCGGCATCGAGGTGGTCACGACAGTCCTGGTCATGGGTACTGTAACTTGGCAGGTCTTAGTTGTAGCAATCCCAGTCGCAATATCCATGGTATATGTTCAG AGGTACTACGTGGACTCGGCCAGAGAGCTAGTCAGAATTAATGGAACAACGAAGGCACCTGTCATGAACTATGCATCAGAATCGATTCTTGGTGTGGTGACAATCAGGGCCTTCGCGGCAACAGACAGGTTCATCCACAACAACCTGCAGCTTATAGACAACGATGCGACAATGTTCTTCCACACGGTTGCTGCGCAGGAGTGGGTTCTTATAAGAGTGGAAGCACTCCAAAGCTTGACCATATTCACATCTTCATTGTTCcttattttggttcctccaggagtAATTTCACCAG GCTTTGCGGGTCTTTGCCTCTCCTATGCTTTAAGCCTGACCGCGGCACAAGTTTTCCTGACACGATACTATTCCTACCTAGAAAACTATATCATTTCAGTCGAGAGAATCAAGCAGTATATGCACCTTCCATCAGAGCCTCCCACCATAATACCAGATAACAGGCCTCCAATTTCATGGCCACAGGAGGGAAGAATAGACCTGCAAGATTTGAAG ATTAAATACCGCCCAAACACGCCACTTGTTCTCAAAGGAATCACTTGCACCTTCCCTGCTGGAAACAGAATTGGGGTTGTCGGGAGGACAGGAAGTGGGAAATCAACACTCATCAGCTCACTGTTCCGTCTCGTGGATCCTGTGGGTGGGAGGATACTTATTGACAACTTGGATATTTGCTCTATTGGTCTCAAGGATCTAAGAACTAAACTGAGTATTATCCCCCAAGAACCTACACTTTTCAGAGGAACGGTGCGCAATAATTTGGACCCCCTTGGTCTGCATTCCGATGATGAGATATGGGAG GCCTTGGAAAAGTGTCAGCTGAAGAGATCAATTAGCAGCACTGCTGCTCTTCTCGATACAGTTG TGAGTGATGATGGCGATAACTGGAGTGTTGGACAGCGCCAGCTCTTCTGTCTTGGTAGAGTTCTCCTCCGTAGGAACAAAATTCTAGTGCTAGATGAAGCAACGGCGTCCATCGACTCCGCGACTGATGCAATACTACAGGGTGTCATCAGGCAGCAGTTCACTAGTTGCACAGTGATAACTATTGCTCACAGGGTCCCAACTGTGACAGACAGTGACAGGGTCATGGTACTTTCCTACG GTAAGCTTCTAGAATATGACACACCCGCGAAGCTGTTGGAAGACAAACAATCAGCCTTTGCGAAGCTTGTGGCGGAGTATTGGGCTAATTGCAAGCGGAACTCCACATGA